In Arthrobacter sp. QXT-31, one genomic interval encodes:
- a CDS encoding S8 family peptidase, which produces MKKHVMASVAAVVVGFGAITAAGPSNAATEPQQIPGQIIVKFRDNAAAAGLLLQRGLSDGAGIGSTGAHLIKVPAGKESQLIESLSRNPNVEYAEPDQLVTAAVDEPDPNYFPRQYALHNEGQSFNSTNDTVTVNAGKADADVDAVEAWSVTTGDGTTGGGIKVAVLDTGVASDNDDIAAKVVLSANFSTAATGEDNYGHGTHVAGIVAATRDTEGVTGVCPDCSILDGKVLNDDGSGSTSSIVNGINWAVENGAQVINMSLGQRVSSRALEAAVNNAWKSGVVIVAAAGNAGTQAPIYPGAYTNVLSVAATDNNDAKASFSTYGKWVDVAAPGVNVYSTFPKHPFVLGKQNGRSMGYDIASGTSMASPVVAGIAALVWSTPAGTDNKSVRLKVESTADPILGTGSSWAKGRVNACRAVVGVCDQPMGQQ; this is translated from the coding sequence ATGAAAAAACACGTTATGGCCAGCGTCGCCGCAGTAGTCGTAGGTTTTGGCGCAATCACCGCAGCTGGGCCAAGCAACGCGGCAACGGAGCCGCAGCAGATCCCAGGCCAGATCATCGTCAAATTCCGCGACAACGCCGCCGCAGCCGGCCTGTTGCTCCAGCGCGGACTCAGCGACGGCGCCGGCATCGGCAGCACTGGCGCGCACCTCATCAAAGTGCCGGCCGGCAAAGAATCCCAGCTCATCGAGTCCCTGAGCCGGAACCCCAACGTTGAATACGCCGAGCCGGACCAGCTGGTTACCGCCGCCGTCGATGAACCCGACCCGAACTATTTCCCCCGCCAGTACGCACTGCACAACGAGGGCCAGTCGTTTAACAGCACCAACGACACGGTAACCGTCAACGCAGGCAAGGCCGACGCCGATGTGGACGCCGTCGAAGCGTGGAGCGTCACTACGGGAGACGGCACCACGGGAGGCGGCATCAAGGTTGCCGTGCTGGACACGGGTGTCGCCAGCGACAACGACGACATCGCAGCGAAGGTTGTTCTCAGCGCCAACTTCAGCACCGCGGCCACGGGCGAAGATAACTACGGCCACGGTACGCACGTGGCCGGTATTGTCGCCGCCACCAGGGACACGGAGGGTGTCACTGGGGTTTGCCCGGATTGCTCCATCCTGGACGGCAAAGTCCTGAACGACGACGGTTCCGGCTCCACCTCGTCCATCGTGAATGGCATCAACTGGGCGGTTGAAAACGGCGCCCAGGTCATCAACATGAGCCTTGGACAGCGCGTTTCATCGCGGGCCCTCGAGGCTGCCGTCAACAACGCATGGAAGAGCGGGGTGGTGATCGTGGCCGCGGCCGGTAACGCCGGTACCCAGGCACCGATCTACCCGGGCGCTTACACCAACGTCCTGTCCGTGGCCGCGACCGACAACAACGATGCCAAAGCCTCCTTCTCAACCTACGGCAAATGGGTGGATGTGGCAGCGCCGGGCGTCAATGTCTACTCGACCTTTCCGAAGCACCCCTTCGTCCTGGGCAAGCAGAACGGCCGGTCCATGGGTTATGACATTGCCAGCGGCACGTCCATGGCCTCGCCAGTTGTTGCCGGCATTGCCGCACTTGTTTGGAGCACGCCTGCCGGCACCGACAACAAGTCAGTCCGCCTAAAAGTCGAATCCACGGCTGACCCGATTCTCGGTACCGGCAGCAGCTGGGCAAAGGGCCGCGTGAACGCGTGCCGGGCTGTGGTTGGAGTCTGCGACCAGCCAATGGGACAGCAGTAG
- a CDS encoding PH domain-containing protein, giving the protein MEAAAVTTWMFVEECPIPHDVMELMLPGEQPVAAYRTFRDSAIFTTKRMIVRDAQGLTGKKVEVYSLPYTAINMWSSENAGKFDLDAELELWTRAGHVKIKVGKKVDIRRLDMLIAHSVIGSQH; this is encoded by the coding sequence ATGGAGGCAGCAGCAGTAACCACGTGGATGTTCGTTGAAGAATGTCCTATTCCACATGACGTGATGGAATTGATGCTCCCTGGCGAGCAGCCGGTTGCCGCCTACCGGACCTTCCGGGACAGCGCCATCTTTACGACCAAACGCATGATCGTGCGCGACGCGCAGGGCCTCACCGGGAAGAAGGTGGAGGTGTACTCGCTGCCGTACACCGCCATCAACATGTGGTCCTCGGAGAATGCCGGAAAATTTGACCTCGACGCCGAACTGGAGCTGTGGACTCGAGCAGGCCACGTCAAGATCAAGGTGGGCAAGAAGGTGGACATCCGCCGCCTCGA